In a single window of the Streptomyces sp. NBC_00094 genome:
- a CDS encoding protein-tyrosine-phosphatase, with protein sequence MTAPEGRGIAGFDDSSTFRILHVSTGNVCRSPITERLTRHALCDRLGDPLGGGLIVESAGTWGHEGAPMEANAELVLADFGADYSGFVGRELLDEHVIRADLVLTATRDHRAQVISMGHSAGLRTFTLKEFTRLVRAIDPATLPDPRDEGMVERARALVRAAAALRGWLLAPSVDADEVNDPYGAPITFFRSIGDEINQALDPVVTALTGVSSRD encoded by the coding sequence TTGACCGCCCCTGAGGGGCGTGGCATAGCGGGGTTCGACGACAGCAGCACCTTCCGCATCCTCCACGTCAGCACCGGCAACGTCTGCCGCTCGCCGATCACCGAGCGGCTGACCCGCCACGCCCTGTGCGACCGCCTCGGCGACCCTCTCGGCGGCGGCCTGATCGTGGAGAGCGCGGGCACCTGGGGCCACGAGGGCGCCCCCATGGAGGCCAACGCCGAACTGGTCCTCGCCGACTTCGGCGCGGACTACAGCGGCTTCGTGGGCCGCGAGCTCCTCGACGAGCACGTCATCCGCGCGGACCTGGTCCTCACGGCGACCCGCGACCACCGCGCCCAGGTCATCTCGATGGGCCACTCGGCGGGCCTGCGCACCTTCACCCTGAAGGAGTTCACCCGCCTGGTCCGCGCGATCGACCCCGCCACGCTCCCGGACCCGCGCGACGAGGGCATGGTCGAACGCGCCCGCGCCCTGGTCCGTGCCGCCGCGGCTCTACGCGGGTGGCTCCTCGCCCCCTCGGTGGACGCGGACGAGGTCAACGACCCGTACGGCGCTCCGATCACCTTCTTCCGTTCGATCGGCGACGAGATCAACCAGGCGCTGGACCCGGTGGTGACGGCGCTGACGGGCGTCTCGTCCCGAGACTGA